From the Nitrobacter hamburgensis X14 genome, one window contains:
- the hpnO gene encoding aminobacteriohopanetriol synthase HpnO, whose translation MLYPNLDVSEMFVERQAQRSAMHVRHLNEQLVRVLKTIGYDVGFQSGHGQYLVDREGARYLDLLSGFGVFAIGRNHPVLRDALKSVLDSDLPNLVQMDVSTLAGVLAERLLAYVPYLDKVFFANSGAESVEAAIKFARVATGRTGIVYCGHGYHGLTYGALSLTDDKNFRGGFDPLLPDCTVVPFNDLAALEQALSSRQVAAFIVEPIQGKGVNIPSDEFLPGAAALCRKYGTLFVADEVQTGIGRTGRFLAVEHWNVEPDMVLLAKALSGGHVPIGVVLTRKHIFDKIFNRMDRAVVHGSTFAKNDLAMAAGIATLEVLKAEKLIENAARRGEELRSALTRMVPGYELLKEVRGKGLMIGIEFGPPKSLRLRASWNLLEAANKGLFCQLITVPLFKDHKILTQVSGHGSHTIKLLPPLIINGEDCKWIETSFDSVIAASHQVPGAIWSLGKTLMDNAVRKSA comes from the coding sequence ATGCTATATCCAAATCTAGACGTTTCCGAGATGTTTGTGGAACGGCAGGCGCAGCGCAGTGCGATGCATGTCCGCCACCTCAATGAACAGCTTGTCAGGGTTCTGAAGACCATCGGCTACGACGTCGGTTTCCAGAGCGGTCACGGCCAGTATCTGGTCGATCGCGAGGGCGCCCGTTACCTCGATCTACTCAGCGGGTTTGGCGTTTTTGCGATTGGCCGGAATCATCCCGTGCTACGGGATGCGCTGAAAAGCGTCCTTGACAGTGATCTGCCCAATCTCGTGCAGATGGATGTCTCAACCTTGGCCGGCGTTCTGGCCGAACGGCTGCTGGCTTATGTTCCTTATCTCGATAAAGTCTTTTTTGCGAATTCCGGCGCGGAAAGCGTTGAGGCCGCGATCAAGTTCGCGCGCGTCGCCACGGGACGAACCGGTATCGTTTACTGCGGTCACGGCTATCATGGGCTGACTTACGGCGCGCTGTCCCTGACCGATGACAAGAACTTCCGCGGCGGCTTCGATCCCCTGCTGCCGGACTGTACCGTCGTTCCCTTCAACGACCTCGCGGCGCTGGAGCAGGCGCTGTCGTCGCGCCAGGTGGCGGCCTTCATCGTCGAGCCGATCCAGGGCAAGGGCGTCAACATACCGAGCGATGAATTCCTGCCGGGAGCGGCCGCGCTGTGTCGGAAATATGGCACGCTGTTCGTGGCGGATGAAGTTCAGACCGGCATCGGCCGTACCGGCCGTTTTCTCGCCGTCGAGCACTGGAACGTCGAACCCGACATGGTGCTGCTGGCCAAGGCCCTGTCCGGCGGCCATGTGCCGATCGGCGTGGTGCTGACCCGCAAGCACATCTTCGACAAGATATTCAACCGGATGGACCGCGCCGTGGTGCACGGCTCGACCTTTGCCAAAAACGACCTCGCGATGGCGGCCGGCATCGCGACCCTTGAAGTGCTGAAGGCCGAGAAGCTGATCGAGAACGCGGCCAGGCGCGGTGAGGAACTGCGGTCGGCGCTGACCCGGATGGTGCCGGGTTACGAACTTCTCAAGGAGGTGCGCGGCAAGGGGTTGATGATCGGCATCGAGTTCGGGCCGCCGAAATCGCTGCGTCTGAGGGCGTCGTGGAATCTGCTGGAGGCTGCCAACAAGGGCCTGTTCTGCCAGCTCATCACCGTGCCGCTGTTCAAGGATCACAAGATCCTCACCCAGGTCTCCGGTCACGGCAGCCACACCATCAAGCTGCTGCCGCCGCTCATCATCAACGGCGAAGACTGCAAGTGGATCGAGACCTCGTTCGACAGCGTCATTGCCGCAAGCCATCAGGTTCCCGGCGCGATCTGGTCGCTCGGCAAGACACTGATGGACAACGCCGTCCGCAAGTCGGCGTGA
- a CDS encoding DUF2147 domain-containing protein produces MRRLNYCRILATTSLVAAALVTAGFGPAGAADPTGDWLVADGVANIRVAECNGAMWGVISWEKVAGGVDRNNPDASKKTRPTLGMPVLLEMKLNAEKEDWEGHVYNAKNGKLYESSIKLASPDQLEIEGCVLGFLCGGETWTRVAGPIPSSPSNNPASGSANSPAHSAAKSAPKAGMAKTTSPKSSHKTTGQKTAAAAPPADPVGDICLLPEIAGAAHEGGLK; encoded by the coding sequence ATGCGCAGACTAAATTATTGCAGAATTCTTGCGACGACCTCCCTTGTCGCAGCGGCTCTGGTGACGGCCGGTTTCGGGCCGGCCGGTGCGGCTGATCCAACCGGAGATTGGCTGGTTGCCGACGGTGTCGCCAACATCCGGGTCGCCGAATGCAACGGCGCGATGTGGGGCGTCATCTCCTGGGAGAAAGTTGCCGGCGGCGTCGATCGGAATAATCCCGATGCCTCGAAAAAGACCAGACCGACGCTGGGCATGCCGGTTCTCCTCGAGATGAAGCTGAATGCCGAGAAGGAGGATTGGGAAGGCCACGTCTATAATGCCAAAAACGGCAAGCTTTACGAATCGTCGATCAAGCTGGCGTCGCCGGATCAGCTTGAGATCGAAGGCTGCGTGCTCGGTTTCCTGTGCGGCGGCGAGACCTGGACCCGCGTCGCCGGCCCGATTCCAAGCAGTCCATCCAACAACCCCGCCAGCGGCTCCGCCAACAGTCCTGCCCACAGCGCGGCCAAAAGCGCGCCGAAAGCCGGCATGGCGAAGACCACGTCACCGAAGAGCTCGCACAAGACCACTGGTCAGAAGACAGCCGCCGCCGCTCCCCCGGCTGATCCCGTCGGCGACATCTGCCTACTTCCCGAGATCGCGGGGGCGGCCCATGAGGGCGGGCTGAAATAG
- a CDS encoding MMPL family transporter — protein MLTAIVVSIVKTCTRFALVTALVAIVLASGAVFYTARNFQINTDINKLISPDLDWRQRDIAFEKAFDQERLILAVVEAPTPEFASTAGAMLAAKLASDHDHFEAVQLLGGGPFFEHNGLLFLPTAEVKQVTSQFGEAAPLVEIMAGDPSLRGLTGALETGLAGLKRGQFSLDSTARPFSLIAQSVEDVLTRGSGTFSWRQLASDKPLTASDRRSLIQVKPYLDFNALEPGKDATDAIRKAAIDLDLAGKLDARVRLTGPVPIANEEFATVQEGAVANGIGTMLVVLVILWLALRSPKIIFAVFATLFIGLAITTALGLMMVTSLNLLSIAFAVLFIGLGVDFGIQYSVRYRSERFKSNDLETALLVAAKRSAVPLSLAAMATSAGFLSFLPTDYKGVSELGKIAGVGMLIAFLASITVLPALLRLLNPPGEEEPVGYAFLAPLDHFLEKHRVAIVVCTLAVVILGSPALYFLRFDFNPIHLRSTKVESIATYLDLRKDPETGANAINVMVKSEQDAKRVEARLAKVPEVASTRSLDSFVPADQPEKLKLIAQGAKVLGPALNPDSVDQPPSDEENVGALKGAAASLRKAAADNQGPGAAAAKRLADDLTKLADSNQATREKAQAVFVEPLKIMFEQLRNLLKAEPVSLKSLPPDFVKLWKSEDGITRVEALPRGDPDHNETLRKFAGAVLAAEPNAIGGPVSILKSGDTIVRAFIEAGLWALISIAILLWLALRRVTDVLLTLVPLLVAGAVTLEICVVIGLPLNFANIVALPLLLGVGVAFKIYYVTAWRSGRTNLLQSSLTRAIFFSALTTATAFGSLWLSSHPGTASMGKLLALSLLTTLAAVLLFQPALMGRPRDLGK, from the coding sequence GTGCTGACAGCTATTGTTGTTTCGATCGTTAAGACTTGCACACGATTTGCTTTGGTTACTGCGTTGGTTGCGATTGTGCTGGCGTCCGGGGCGGTCTTTTATACGGCGAGAAACTTCCAAATCAACACTGATATCAATAAGTTGATATCGCCCGATCTGGATTGGCGGCAGCGCGACATCGCTTTCGAGAAGGCGTTCGACCAAGAACGGCTGATTCTTGCGGTCGTGGAGGCCCCGACGCCGGAGTTTGCCAGCACCGCAGGCGCCATGCTGGCAGCAAAGCTCGCCAGCGACCACGACCATTTCGAGGCTGTTCAGCTTCTCGGCGGCGGCCCGTTTTTTGAGCACAATGGCCTGCTTTTCCTGCCGACCGCCGAGGTCAAGCAGGTCACCAGCCAATTCGGCGAGGCCGCGCCGCTGGTGGAGATCATGGCCGGCGACCCGAGTTTGCGTGGGCTGACCGGCGCGCTCGAAACCGGGCTGGCGGGCTTGAAGCGGGGGCAATTCTCGCTGGACAGCACGGCGCGGCCGTTCTCGCTGATCGCCCAAAGCGTCGAGGACGTCCTGACCAGGGGGAGCGGCACCTTTTCCTGGCGTCAGCTCGCGAGCGACAAACCGCTGACCGCTTCCGACCGCCGCTCGCTGATCCAGGTCAAGCCGTACCTCGATTTCAACGCACTCGAGCCCGGCAAGGATGCCACCGATGCGATCCGGAAAGCCGCCATCGATCTGGATCTTGCCGGCAAGTTGGACGCCCGCGTCCGGCTGACCGGGCCGGTTCCGATCGCCAACGAGGAATTCGCCACCGTGCAGGAGGGCGCCGTCGCCAACGGCATCGGCACGATGCTGGTCGTGCTGGTGATTCTCTGGCTGGCGTTGCGCTCGCCGAAAATCATCTTCGCGGTGTTCGCGACGCTGTTCATCGGATTGGCGATTACGACGGCGCTCGGCCTTATGATGGTGACATCGCTCAATCTGCTATCGATCGCGTTTGCCGTGCTGTTCATCGGACTGGGCGTCGACTTCGGCATTCAGTATAGCGTCCGGTACCGCTCCGAACGCTTCAAGAGCAACGATCTGGAAACGGCGCTGCTGGTGGCGGCGAAGCGTTCGGCGGTCCCGTTGTCGCTGGCGGCGATGGCGACTTCGGCGGGCTTCCTGTCGTTCCTGCCGACGGATTACAAGGGTGTTTCGGAACTCGGCAAGATCGCCGGCGTCGGCATGCTGATTGCCTTTCTCGCCAGCATCACCGTGCTTCCAGCGTTGCTGCGTCTTCTGAACCCGCCCGGTGAGGAAGAGCCTGTCGGCTACGCGTTTCTGGCGCCGCTCGACCATTTTCTCGAAAAGCATCGCGTGGCGATCGTGGTCTGCACGCTCGCGGTCGTGATTCTCGGATCGCCCGCGCTCTACTTCCTGCGGTTCGATTTCAATCCCATCCACTTGAGGAGCACGAAAGTCGAATCGATCGCGACGTATCTGGATTTGCGGAAAGATCCGGAGACCGGCGCGAACGCCATCAACGTGATGGTCAAGTCGGAGCAGGACGCGAAGCGGGTCGAGGCCCGGCTCGCCAAGGTGCCTGAAGTTGCAAGCACCAGATCGCTCGACAGCTTTGTCCCCGCTGACCAGCCGGAGAAGCTCAAGCTGATCGCGCAGGGCGCCAAGGTTCTCGGTCCCGCGCTCAATCCGGATTCGGTCGATCAGCCACCGTCCGACGAGGAGAATGTCGGCGCGCTGAAGGGGGCCGCCGCCAGCCTGCGGAAGGCTGCCGCCGACAATCAGGGGCCGGGCGCTGCGGCTGCAAAGCGGTTGGCCGACGATCTCACCAAGCTTGCCGATTCGAACCAGGCCACGCGCGAGAAGGCTCAGGCCGTGTTCGTCGAACCCCTCAAGATCATGTTCGAACAGCTTCGCAATTTATTGAAGGCCGAACCTGTCAGCCTGAAATCCCTGCCGCCGGATTTCGTGAAGCTCTGGAAAAGCGAGGATGGCATCACGCGCGTCGAAGCCTTGCCGCGCGGCGATCCGGATCACAATGAGACACTGCGAAAGTTTGCCGGCGCCGTGCTTGCCGCTGAGCCCAACGCGATCGGCGGGCCGGTATCGATTCTCAAATCCGGCGACACCATCGTGAGGGCCTTTATCGAGGCAGGTCTGTGGGCCCTGATCTCGATCGCCATCCTGCTCTGGCTGGCGCTGCGGCGGGTAACCGACGTGCTGCTGACGCTGGTGCCGCTGCTGGTCGCGGGGGCCGTGACACTGGAGATATGCGTCGTGATCGGGCTTCCGCTCAACTTCGCCAACATTGTCGCGCTGCCGTTGCTGCTCGGCGTCGGCGTGGCGTTCAAGATTTATTATGTCACGGCGTGGCGTTCCGGCAGAACGAATCTGCTGCAATCAAGTCTGACGCGCGCGATCTTCTTCAGCGCGTTGACCACCGCGACCGCGTTCGGCAGCCTGTGGCTGTCGAGCCATCCGGGCACGGCGAGCATGGGCAAGTTGCTGGCGTTGTCGCTCCTCACCACCCTTGCTGCGGTGCTGCTATTTCAGCCCGCCCTCATGGGCCGCCCCCGCGATCTCGGGAAGTAG
- the ispH gene encoding 4-hydroxy-3-methylbut-2-enyl diphosphate reductase, with amino-acid sequence MEVLLAQPRGFCAGVVRAIEIVECALEKYGPPVYVRHEIVHNKYVVESLKNKGAIFVEDLSEVPPKAVTVFSAHGVARSVEEEAAARGLPVLNATCPLVTKVHNQGKRYKSKGRTLILIGHAGHPEVEGTMGQVPGPVLLVQDVDDVAALTLHADTPVAYITQTTLSVDDTKDIILALQQRFTDIQGPDTRDICYATQNRQSAVRDLSKLVDVILVVGAANSSNSNRLREIGTEVGVASYLIADGSELNAEWLRDAKTVGITAGASAPEVLVDDVIEALRRIGPVAVSVLPGREENIEFRLPSELTPA; translated from the coding sequence ATTGAAGTTCTCCTAGCGCAGCCGCGTGGATTCTGCGCGGGCGTCGTCCGCGCGATCGAGATCGTCGAGTGCGCGCTGGAGAAGTATGGCCCCCCGGTGTACGTCCGCCACGAGATCGTTCACAACAAGTACGTCGTCGAAAGCCTGAAGAACAAGGGCGCGATCTTCGTCGAGGATCTGTCCGAGGTTCCGCCTAAGGCCGTCACCGTGTTCAGCGCCCACGGCGTTGCGCGGAGCGTGGAAGAAGAGGCTGCCGCACGCGGTTTGCCCGTGCTCAACGCCACCTGCCCGTTGGTGACAAAGGTTCACAATCAGGGCAAACGCTACAAGTCCAAGGGACGGACCCTGATCCTGATCGGCCACGCCGGCCATCCCGAGGTTGAAGGAACCATGGGACAGGTTCCGGGCCCTGTCCTGCTGGTCCAGGATGTCGACGACGTCGCGGCCCTGACGCTGCACGCCGACACCCCGGTCGCCTATATCACCCAGACGACACTCAGCGTCGACGACACCAAGGACATCATTCTCGCGCTCCAGCAGCGTTTCACCGATATCCAGGGCCCTGACACACGGGATATCTGCTATGCAACACAAAATCGGCAATCTGCGGTAAGAGACCTCAGCAAGCTGGTGGATGTCATCCTCGTAGTCGGAGCAGCCAATAGTTCAAACTCGAACCGGCTGCGCGAAATTGGGACTGAAGTCGGCGTTGCAAGTTATCTCATCGCCGACGGCAGCGAACTCAATGCTGAATGGCTTAGAGATGCGAAAACCGTGGGCATCACGGCCGGCGCATCGGCGCCGGAGGTGCTTGTCGATGATGTCATCGAGGCCTTGAGACGCATCGGTCCGGTTGCTGTTTCGGTGCTGCCGGGACGGGAAGAAAACATCGAATTCCGCCTTCCGTCTGAACTGACCCCAGCCTGA
- the hpnH gene encoding adenosyl-hopene transferase HpnH yields MAIPFFKELKIGGYLIKQKMLGRKRYPLVLMLEPLFRCNLACAGCGKIDYPDAILNRRMTAQECWDAAEECGAPMVAIPGGEPLIHKEIGEIVRGLVARKKFVSLCTNALLLEKKLDLFEPSPYLFFSVHLDGLKEHHDESVCQTGVFDRAVSAIKAAKARGFTVNVNATIFDNYPAEEIAKFLDFTTELGVGVSMSPGYAYERAPDQEHFLNRTKTKKLFRDVFARGKGKKWNFMHSGLFLDFLAGNQEYHCTPWGMPARNIFGWQKPCYLLGEGYTKTFKELMETTDWDSYGTGKYEKCANCMAHCGYEPTAATAALNNPLKTMWVALRGVRTTGPMAPEIDLTKQRPAQYIFAQQVEKTLTEIRKDEAAAAAAKQAAKEQKASTAA; encoded by the coding sequence ATGGCAATACCGTTTTTTAAAGAACTGAAGATCGGCGGATATCTGATCAAGCAGAAGATGCTGGGTCGCAAGCGCTATCCGCTTGTGCTGATGCTCGAGCCGCTGTTCCGCTGCAATCTCGCCTGCGCCGGATGCGGCAAGATCGACTATCCCGATGCGATCCTCAACCGCCGCATGACCGCTCAGGAATGCTGGGACGCTGCCGAGGAATGCGGCGCGCCGATGGTTGCAATTCCCGGCGGCGAGCCGCTGATCCACAAGGAGATCGGCGAAATCGTGCGCGGTCTCGTCGCGCGCAAGAAGTTCGTCTCGCTCTGCACTAATGCGCTTCTGCTGGAGAAGAAGCTCGATCTGTTCGAGCCCTCGCCCTATCTGTTCTTCTCGGTCCATCTCGATGGCCTGAAGGAGCACCACGACGAGTCGGTATGCCAGACGGGCGTGTTCGATCGTGCCGTCTCCGCGATCAAGGCGGCGAAGGCGCGCGGCTTCACCGTCAACGTCAACGCCACGATCTTCGACAACTATCCGGCCGAAGAGATCGCAAAGTTCCTCGACTTCACGACCGAGCTTGGCGTCGGCGTCTCGATGTCGCCGGGCTACGCCTATGAGCGCGCGCCCGATCAGGAGCACTTCCTGAACCGCACCAAGACCAAGAAGCTGTTCCGCGACGTGTTCGCGCGCGGCAAGGGCAAGAAGTGGAACTTCATGCACTCCGGCCTGTTCCTCGACTTTTTGGCCGGCAATCAGGAATATCACTGCACGCCATGGGGGATGCCCGCGCGCAACATCTTCGGCTGGCAGAAACCCTGCTACCTGCTCGGCGAGGGCTACACCAAGACCTTCAAGGAATTGATGGAAACCACCGACTGGGACAGCTACGGCACCGGCAAATACGAAAAGTGCGCCAACTGCATGGCGCATTGCGGTTACGAGCCGACCGCGGCCACTGCGGCGCTGAACAATCCACTCAAGACGATGTGGGTGGCGCTGCGCGGCGTTCGGACCACCGGACCGATGGCGCCCGAGATCGATCTGACCAAGCAGCGTCCGGCGCAGTACATTTTCGCCCAGCAGGTTGAGAAAACGCTGACGGAGATCCGCAAGGACGAGGCTGCGGCCGCCGCTGCCAAACAAGCGGCAAAAGAGCAAAAGGCTTCCACCGCAGCCTGA
- a CDS encoding phosphorylase, producing MNLGAAIDVSVGDAFDPRPVLIVTGLVQEARIAAGPGMTVICSSSNPRQLRTLLASFDPSTVRGVISFGVAGGLDPSLKSGDVVVATEVVDGESRWQAGLALSEELIDGTGLGGRKVVRAGLAGVEQVVVGQAGKAVLHAVTGASAVDMESHIAAAYATKASLPFAALRVISDPATRALPAIARSAIKPNGNIDLKKVLGGLARNPLTLRALVSTGIDFNRALRSLRGCRGFLLGGESLVAADI from the coding sequence GTGAATTTGGGGGCGGCGATTGACGTGTCCGTGGGCGATGCCTTTGACCCGCGGCCGGTACTGATTGTGACCGGTCTGGTTCAGGAAGCCCGCATCGCCGCGGGTCCTGGCATGACCGTCATTTGCAGCAGCAGCAATCCCCGGCAATTGCGCACGCTCCTGGCGAGCTTCGACCCGTCCACGGTACGGGGCGTGATCAGCTTCGGGGTTGCCGGCGGGCTCGATCCATCCCTGAAGTCGGGAGACGTCGTGGTTGCCACGGAAGTCGTGGACGGCGAGTCGCGGTGGCAGGCAGGCCTCGCGCTCAGCGAGGAACTGATCGACGGCACCGGTCTCGGCGGTCGGAAGGTGGTCCGCGCCGGGCTTGCCGGTGTCGAGCAGGTCGTGGTGGGGCAGGCCGGCAAGGCGGTACTTCATGCCGTGACCGGCGCCTCTGCCGTCGATATGGAAAGCCACATCGCGGCCGCCTATGCCACGAAAGCGAGTCTTCCCTTCGCCGCCTTGCGTGTGATCAGCGATCCCGCGACGCGAGCGCTGCCGGCGATTGCCCGCAGCGCCATCAAGCCGAACGGCAACATCGACCTGAAGAAGGTGCTCGGCGGCCTTGCGCGAAATCCGCTGACCCTGCGCGCGCTAGTGTCCACCGGAATCGATTTCAATCGGGCGCTCCGCTCCTTGCGCGGCTGCCGCGGCTTTCTGCTGGGCGGCGAGAGTCTGGTCGCGGCGGACATCTGA
- the shc gene encoding squalene--hopene cyclase: MNSVNATVAPIDDAALGGSIGAATRGLLDLKQPDGHFVFELEADATIPSEYVLLRHYLGEPVDAALEAKIAVYLRRIQGAHGGWPLVHDGPFDMSASVKAYFALKMIGDSIDAPHMARAREAILSRGGAANVNVFTRFLLSLFEVLTWRSAPVLPIEIMLLPMWSPFHINKISYWARTTMVPLMVLAALKPRARNPRGIGIRELFLQDPATVGTPKRAPHQSPAWFTLFNSLDWILRKIEPLFPKRLRARAIEKAIAFVEERLNGEDGLGAIFPPMVNTVMMYDALGFPPEHPPRAVARRGIDKLLVIGKDEAYCQPCVSPIWDTALTCHALLEAGGPEALSGAGKSLDWLLPKQELVLKGDWAVKRPDVRPGGWAFQYANAHYPDLDDTAVVVMAMDRVRRNDRSDKYNEAIARGREWIEGMQSRDGGFAAFDADNLEYYLNNIPFSDHAALLDPPTEDVTARCVSMLAQLGETVRSSPSMAAGVDYLRRTQLKEGSWYGRWGLNYIYGTWSVVCALNAAGVDHQDPAMRKAVDWLVSIQNADGGWGEDAVSYRLDYKGFEGAPTTASQTAWALLALMAAGEVENPAVARGMKYLIDTQTKKGLWDEQRFTATGFPRVFYLRYHGYSRFFPLWALARYRNLRSTNSKVVGVGM, translated from the coding sequence ATGAACTCCGTAAACGCCACAGTCGCGCCGATCGACGATGCCGCTCTCGGGGGCAGCATCGGCGCCGCGACGCGCGGGCTTCTGGACCTCAAGCAGCCGGACGGTCATTTCGTGTTCGAGCTGGAGGCCGACGCGACCATCCCGTCCGAATACGTCCTCTTGCGGCACTATCTCGGCGAGCCGGTCGATGCGGCGCTGGAAGCCAAGATCGCGGTCTACCTCCGTCGCATCCAGGGCGCACATGGCGGCTGGCCGCTGGTGCATGACGGCCCGTTCGACATGAGCGCCAGCGTGAAAGCCTACTTCGCGCTGAAGATGATCGGCGATTCCATCGACGCGCCGCACATGGCGCGCGCGCGCGAGGCAATCCTCTCCCGCGGCGGTGCGGCCAACGTCAACGTCTTCACGCGCTTCCTGCTCTCGCTCTTCGAAGTGCTGACATGGCGCAGCGCCCCCGTGCTGCCGATCGAGATCATGCTGCTGCCGATGTGGTCGCCGTTCCATATCAACAAGATTTCCTACTGGGCTCGCACCACCATGGTGCCGCTGATGGTGTTGGCGGCGCTGAAGCCGCGCGCGCGCAATCCGCGCGGAATCGGCATCCGCGAATTGTTTCTTCAGGATCCGGCCACGGTCGGCACGCCGAAGAGGGCTCCGCATCAAAGCCCGGCCTGGTTCACGCTGTTCAACAGCCTCGACTGGATCTTGCGCAAGATCGAACCGCTGTTTCCCAAACGGCTGCGTGCGCGCGCGATAGAAAAGGCGATCGCGTTCGTCGAGGAGCGCCTCAACGGCGAGGACGGTCTCGGCGCGATCTTTCCGCCGATGGTCAATACGGTGATGATGTATGACGCGCTGGGCTTTCCGCCCGAGCACCCGCCGCGCGCAGTGGCACGGCGCGGAATCGACAAGCTTCTGGTGATCGGCAAGGATGAGGCCTATTGCCAGCCCTGCGTGTCGCCGATCTGGGATACCGCGCTGACCTGTCATGCGCTGCTCGAAGCTGGCGGACCCGAGGCGCTGAGTGGCGCGGGGAAGAGCCTCGACTGGCTGCTCCCGAAGCAGGAGCTCGTTCTCAAGGGCGACTGGGCCGTGAAACGTCCGGACGTGCGGCCCGGCGGCTGGGCGTTCCAGTACGCCAACGCCCACTATCCCGATCTCGATGACACCGCTGTCGTGGTCATGGCGATGGACCGGGTACGCCGCAACGATCGCAGCGATAAATACAACGAGGCGATCGCGCGCGGCCGCGAGTGGATCGAGGGCATGCAGAGCCGGGACGGCGGCTTTGCGGCGTTCGACGCCGACAATCTTGAATACTATCTCAACAACATCCCGTTCTCGGACCATGCGGCGTTGCTCGATCCGCCGACCGAGGATGTCACGGCGCGATGCGTCTCGATGCTGGCGCAACTCGGCGAGACCGTTCGCAGCAGCCCGTCCATGGCGGCCGGTGTGGACTATCTGCGCCGGACCCAGCTCAAGGAGGGGTCGTGGTACGGCCGCTGGGGTCTCAACTACATCTACGGCACCTGGTCGGTGGTCTGTGCGCTCAATGCCGCCGGGGTCGATCACCAGGATCCGGCGATGCGCAAGGCGGTGGACTGGCTGGTGTCGATCCAGAATGCCGATGGCGGCTGGGGTGAGGACGCTGTCAGCTACCGGCTCGACTATAAGGGGTTCGAGGGGGCGCCGACCACGGCCTCGCAAACGGCCTGGGCTTTGCTTGCCTTGATGGCCGCGGGCGAGGTCGAAAATCCGGCGGTGGCCCGGGGGATGAAGTACCTAATAGACACACAGACCAAAAAAGGGCTGTGGGACGAGCAACGCTTCACCGCCACGGGGTTTCCACGGGTGTTTTACCTGCGGTATCATGGCTACTCCAGATTCTTCCCGCTCTGGGCGCTGGCGCGGTACCGGAATTTGAGAAGCACCAACAGCAAGGTGGTAGGGGTCGGGATGTGA
- the hpnE gene encoding hydroxysqualene dehydroxylase HpnE, with protein MQTTVHIVGAGISGLSAGVRLADAGCLVRVHEAAQQVGGRCRSYFDGATSLTIDNGNHLVLSGNHSLLAYARRIGTEAGLQGPPKAEFQFIDLAVNKRWKLQINDGRVPFWVFDRSRRVPDTSPADYFALAPLVWAKTRTRVGDVIKCEGALYKRLMLPLLLAALNIEPPDGSAGLAGAIIRETLLAGGQACRPLIARDGLSSVLIEPAIDYIRARGGSVDVGHEVRQLTMANGKVTALALGDQTIALGPGDAVVMAVPPRPAAALLPGLTVPTKFRAIVNAHFRFVPPPHQPPMMGVVNGLIEWLFAFPDRFSITISGGDRLVDMPREELARAIWKDICAVAGIEAEMPAWQIVRERRATFEASPEQNALRPGARTEWKNLFLAGDWTDTGLPATIEGSVRSGNRAADLVLKTS; from the coding sequence ATGCAAACAACCGTTCATATCGTCGGCGCCGGCATTTCCGGTCTTTCCGCGGGCGTGCGTCTGGCCGACGCGGGTTGTCTGGTTCGCGTGCACGAGGCGGCGCAACAGGTCGGCGGGCGTTGCCGTTCCTATTTCGATGGCGCGACCAGTCTCACGATCGATAACGGCAACCATCTGGTGCTGTCCGGCAACCATAGCCTGCTGGCCTATGCGCGTAGGATCGGCACCGAGGCCGGTTTGCAGGGGCCGCCGAAGGCCGAATTCCAGTTTATCGATCTTGCCGTCAATAAACGCTGGAAGCTGCAGATCAACGACGGGCGCGTCCCGTTCTGGGTGTTCGACCGCAGCCGCCGGGTGCCCGACACTTCGCCTGCCGATTACTTTGCGCTCGCTCCGCTGGTCTGGGCCAAGACCCGTACACGGGTTGGCGACGTCATCAAGTGCGAGGGCGCGCTTTACAAGAGGCTGATGCTGCCGCTCCTGCTTGCAGCGCTCAACATCGAGCCGCCCGACGGATCGGCCGGTCTTGCCGGCGCGATCATTCGCGAAACGCTGTTGGCGGGCGGTCAGGCGTGCCGCCCACTGATCGCGCGCGACGGGCTGAGCTCAGTGCTGATCGAGCCGGCGATCGACTACATTCGCGCCAGGGGCGGCAGCGTCGATGTCGGCCACGAAGTGCGGCAGCTCACCATGGCGAACGGCAAGGTCACGGCGCTTGCGCTCGGCGATCAGACCATCGCACTCGGTCCGGGCGATGCCGTCGTGATGGCGGTGCCGCCGCGGCCCGCGGCCGCGCTGCTGCCCGGCCTGACCGTGCCGACGAAATTCCGCGCCATCGTCAACGCGCACTTCCGTTTCGTTCCACCGCCACATCAGCCACCGATGATGGGGGTCGTGAATGGCCTGATCGAATGGCTGTTCGCGTTTCCGGACCGCTTCTCCATCACCATCAGCGGCGGCGACCGGCTGGTGGACATGCCGCGCGAGGAATTGGCGCGGGCGATCTGGAAGGACATCTGCGCGGTCGCCGGTATCGAGGCCGAGATGCCGGCCTGGCAGATCGTGCGCGAGCGCCGCGCCACATTCGAGGCCTCGCCCGAGCAGAATGCCCTGCGTCCGGGTGCACGGACCGAGTGGAAAAACCTGTTTCTGGCCGGCGACTGGACTGATACCGGGCTGCCGGCAACCATCGAGGGATCGGTCCGCTCCGGCAACCGTGCCGCCGACCTCGTTCTGAAAACCAGTTGA